Proteins found in one Serratia plymuthica genomic segment:
- a CDS encoding PfaD family polyunsaturated fatty acid/polyketide biosynthesis protein, translating into MTYVKTLAERRQHPPHSEAGEGRQLAQAERLGSAAFRQDYGVKYAYSSGSMYQGIASRKLVVAMARARMMSFFGSGGLSLPLLREAILGIQSDLNGESFGMNMLADYEFPEKEMRRIELFLAHDIRFIEAAAYIAITPALVLYRLRGIHLGKDQQLVIPHTLMAKVSRPEVAEVFANPAPPDVVAQLYAQGLLTPQEAELAPRVPMAQDICVESDSAGHTDQGNAYVLFPAIARLCRDISARQGYQKPLRVGAAGGIGTPEAVMAAFMLGADFIITGSVNQCSVEAATSDEVKDLLQNINIQDTDYAPAGDMFEQGAKVQVLRRGVFFPARANKLYQLYQQYNSLDELPQAIKNQLEGKYFKRPLSAVWEDVKQYYQARRPEMLEKIEGQPRRKMVAVFRWYFAYSSRLALAGDPENKVDYQVHCGPALGAFNQWVKGSAYEDWRNRHVDEIGEILMQEAASMLSTKIGLLKSDVSPSYFYS; encoded by the coding sequence ATGACCTATGTGAAAACGCTGGCGGAACGCCGCCAACACCCGCCTCATTCTGAGGCTGGCGAAGGACGGCAGCTGGCTCAGGCTGAGCGGTTGGGAAGTGCGGCGTTCCGCCAGGACTATGGCGTTAAATACGCCTACTCCAGTGGCTCAATGTATCAGGGAATTGCATCCCGCAAACTGGTCGTGGCGATGGCCCGGGCCAGGATGATGAGTTTCTTCGGTTCGGGTGGGCTGAGCCTGCCGCTGTTGCGAGAAGCCATTTTAGGCATTCAGTCTGATCTGAACGGAGAGTCATTCGGCATGAACATGCTCGCTGACTATGAGTTTCCGGAAAAGGAAATGCGCCGGATCGAGTTGTTCCTGGCCCATGATATTCGTTTTATTGAAGCCGCCGCTTATATTGCGATTACGCCTGCCTTGGTTCTTTACCGGCTGCGCGGCATTCACCTGGGGAAAGACCAACAGCTGGTCATTCCCCATACGCTGATGGCAAAGGTTTCACGCCCTGAAGTCGCCGAGGTTTTTGCCAATCCGGCGCCGCCTGATGTCGTTGCCCAGCTCTACGCGCAAGGGTTACTGACGCCGCAAGAGGCGGAGCTGGCGCCGCGGGTTCCCATGGCCCAGGATATTTGCGTCGAGTCAGATTCTGCCGGCCATACCGATCAAGGCAATGCGTATGTTCTTTTTCCGGCCATTGCCCGGCTTTGCCGGGATATTTCGGCCCGGCAAGGCTATCAGAAACCGCTCAGGGTCGGGGCCGCCGGTGGTATAGGCACGCCGGAAGCCGTGATGGCGGCCTTTATGCTGGGAGCTGATTTTATCATCACCGGTTCGGTGAATCAGTGTTCGGTAGAGGCGGCGACCAGCGACGAAGTGAAAGACCTGCTGCAAAACATCAATATTCAGGATACCGACTATGCGCCGGCAGGCGATATGTTTGAGCAGGGCGCCAAGGTGCAAGTGCTTAGGCGTGGCGTGTTTTTCCCCGCTCGCGCCAATAAGCTTTACCAGCTTTATCAGCAATATAATTCATTGGATGAGCTGCCGCAGGCGATAAAAAACCAGCTTGAAGGTAAGTATTTTAAACGGCCGCTATCCGCCGTCTGGGAAGACGTGAAGCAATATTATCAAGCTCGCCGCCCAGAAATGCTGGAAAAGATAGAAGGGCAGCCGCGGCGTAAAATGGTGGCGGTCTTCCGCTGGTATTTTGCTTACAGCTCGCGGTTGGCGCTAGCCGGCGATCCGGAAAACAAGGTTGACTACCAGGTGCATTGCGGGCCGGCGTTGGGTGCTTTCAATCAATGGGTAAAAGGCTCCGCTTATGAAGACTGGCGTAACCGCCACGTGGATGAAATCGGGGAAATCTTGATGCAGGAAGCCGCCTCGATGCTGTCGACAAAGATCGGTTTGCTCAAAAGCGATGTTTCACCTTCTTACTTCTATTCTTAA
- the fabD gene encoding ACP S-malonyltransferase, translated as MKTVYTFPGQGSQYRTMGYGLFEQFPELAAQASQALGYDIAELCIKDPQRVLNQTQYTQPALYTVNALSYLERKARGAAPPDILAGHSLGEYNALFAAGAFDFITGLKLVQKRGQLMSLAPKGAMAAVLEINVADIERILAESGFQHVDIANINSLQQCIISGAYDEVLALEPRFLEAGARFVQLNVSAAFHSRLMSDIEREFADYLTQFTFQPLSTPVLSNVTARAYPRTDYQTLLTRQISSPVRWYESISWLLAQGCDDFAEVGPGDVLTKLHQRITEAPMPIAQPQEAAARQAHPSGSPPATPHKFVFMFAGQGSQYYQMGRAFYHSDGHFRQTMDRLCHKVYMLSGVNLLEQLYSERDTAAEFDDIRYTHPALFCFGYSLAQMLIARGIQPAAVVGHSLGEYIAAVVAGMLRLDDALRLVVEQAHLLEQHAPAGRLAVVLAAPDIFHRATEVFSRCTLAGVNFGNNFFISGEQSAVASAIQKLTERDILSLSLPVRYAFHSASIDAIKPSYQKLLDKTPCFAPTMPVYSSVLGRAVGAMQQADAQGYLWQVIRDKVDFSTLVDSVFSTMSDHFFIDASATGSLSNFLKYSPDFTCRHGYVLNPFSDGMTSLETLLSQVKA; from the coding sequence ATGAAAACAGTCTATACCTTTCCTGGTCAGGGATCGCAGTATCGCACCATGGGTTATGGCCTCTTCGAACAATTCCCTGAGCTGGCAGCGCAAGCCAGTCAGGCTCTCGGGTATGACATTGCCGAACTTTGCATCAAGGATCCGCAGCGCGTTTTAAACCAGACACAGTACACCCAACCGGCGCTCTATACCGTGAATGCGCTCAGCTACCTGGAGCGCAAAGCGCGCGGCGCGGCGCCGCCGGATATCCTGGCCGGGCACAGCCTGGGAGAGTATAACGCGCTGTTTGCCGCCGGCGCTTTTGACTTTATTACCGGACTTAAGCTGGTGCAAAAACGCGGGCAGCTGATGAGCCTTGCCCCCAAAGGGGCCATGGCCGCCGTGCTGGAAATCAATGTCGCTGATATTGAACGCATCCTGGCCGAAAGCGGTTTTCAGCACGTCGACATCGCCAATATCAACTCCCTTCAGCAATGCATCATTTCCGGCGCTTATGATGAAGTGCTGGCGTTAGAGCCTCGTTTTCTCGAGGCCGGCGCACGCTTTGTTCAATTAAATGTCAGTGCGGCGTTCCATTCACGATTGATGTCGGATATCGAAAGGGAATTCGCCGATTATCTGACGCAGTTTACTTTTCAGCCCTTATCGACTCCCGTTCTGTCAAATGTTACGGCCCGCGCTTATCCCCGCACGGATTATCAGACGCTGCTGACCCGGCAAATATCCAGCCCGGTCCGCTGGTATGAGTCTATCTCCTGGTTGCTGGCGCAAGGCTGTGATGACTTTGCCGAAGTGGGCCCCGGCGATGTGTTAACGAAACTGCACCAGCGCATTACCGAAGCGCCAATGCCGATTGCCCAACCTCAAGAGGCCGCAGCGCGACAGGCGCACCCCAGCGGTTCGCCGCCGGCTACGCCGCACAAGTTCGTTTTTATGTTCGCGGGCCAGGGGAGCCAGTACTATCAGATGGGACGGGCTTTTTATCATTCCGACGGCCATTTTCGCCAGACGATGGATCGCCTTTGCCACAAGGTTTATATGCTCAGCGGGGTGAACCTGCTGGAACAACTCTACAGCGAACGTGATACCGCAGCTGAGTTTGACGATATCCGCTATACCCACCCGGCGCTGTTTTGTTTTGGCTACAGCCTGGCTCAGATGTTGATAGCCAGGGGCATCCAACCCGCCGCCGTGGTCGGCCACAGTTTGGGGGAATACATCGCCGCCGTGGTCGCCGGGATGCTCCGGCTGGACGACGCGCTTAGGTTGGTCGTTGAACAGGCGCATTTGCTGGAGCAACATGCGCCGGCAGGAAGATTGGCCGTCGTGTTGGCTGCGCCGGACATTTTTCATCGCGCCACAGAGGTCTTTTCTCGCTGCACGCTGGCCGGTGTTAATTTCGGCAATAATTTCTTTATCTCGGGTGAACAGAGCGCTGTCGCCAGTGCGATACAGAAGCTGACGGAGCGCGATATTTTGTCCTTGTCGCTGCCGGTCAGGTATGCATTCCATTCAGCCTCGATCGATGCGATCAAACCTTCATACCAAAAATTACTGGATAAAACGCCATGTTTCGCGCCAACGATGCCCGTTTATTCCTCGGTGCTGGGGCGTGCCGTCGGTGCGATGCAACAAGCTGATGCCCAAGGCTATTTATGGCAAGTCATCCGAGACAAGGTCGATTTTTCCACCCTGGTCGATTCCGTATTTTCCACCATGAGCGACCACTTTTTTATTGATGCCTCCGCCACTGGCAGCTTGTCCAACTTTTTAAAATATTCGCCGGATTTTACCTGTCGACACGGTTATGTCTTAAACCCGTTCAGTGACGGGATGACGTCGCTTGAAACCCTGTTATCGCAGGTGAAAGCGTGA
- the fabD gene encoding ACP S-malonyltransferase yields the protein MPIRVYMFPGQGSQQPGMGRELFSQFPDLTRIADDILGYSIERLCLDDPDGELNKTQYTQPAIYVVNALSYYKKRQETGIQPDFVLGHSLGEFNALLAAECFDFATGLKLVKKRGELMAQAAGGGMAAVLGLSEANLRAFLTEKKLDTIDLANFNTPSQIVISGQRDDVTKAVTEFEQSGMRCVPLNTSGAFHSRLMRGSMDKFESYLQNFQFSALKIPVIANTTARPYDDDTLLTCLAQQIASPVRWTASIQYLMSLGTPEFTELGHSEVVSGLVEKIKAETTEDELQAIRLQRHGNDAIKEVADVIDRVKHGATLAPAEKIAQWNSRFPIGQKVHSTILNAEAETRTEALLLFQHRAAIYLKGYNGYFELDELKPV from the coding sequence ATGCCAATTCGAGTTTATATGTTCCCGGGACAGGGCTCCCAGCAGCCAGGAATGGGGCGAGAACTGTTCAGCCAGTTCCCTGATTTAACCCGTATTGCCGACGATATCTTAGGCTATTCGATCGAGCGCCTCTGTCTTGATGACCCTGATGGCGAGCTTAATAAGACCCAATACACTCAGCCTGCCATTTATGTAGTTAATGCATTGTCTTATTACAAGAAACGGCAAGAGACAGGTATCCAACCGGATTTTGTTTTAGGGCATAGCCTGGGGGAGTTCAATGCGTTGCTGGCCGCAGAGTGCTTTGATTTCGCCACCGGCCTGAAGCTGGTGAAGAAACGCGGCGAATTAATGGCGCAGGCGGCGGGCGGCGGCATGGCTGCGGTGCTGGGGCTAAGTGAAGCGAATCTGCGGGCATTCTTGACGGAAAAAAAACTGGATACCATTGATTTGGCAAACTTTAATACACCCTCGCAGATTGTAATTTCCGGTCAGCGTGACGATGTCACAAAAGCGGTAACTGAATTTGAGCAGAGCGGAATGCGCTGTGTTCCTCTGAATACCAGCGGTGCTTTTCACTCCAGGTTGATGCGGGGCTCAATGGACAAATTCGAAAGTTACCTGCAAAACTTTCAGTTCTCAGCATTGAAGATCCCTGTCATTGCCAATACAACGGCACGCCCCTATGACGATGACACGCTGTTAACCTGCCTGGCGCAACAAATCGCCAGCCCGGTGCGCTGGACCGCAAGCATTCAATATCTGATGAGCCTGGGCACACCTGAATTTACCGAGCTGGGCCACAGCGAAGTGGTCAGTGGCTTGGTCGAAAAAATCAAAGCAGAAACGACAGAAGACGAGTTGCAGGCAATAAGGTTACAACGTCACGGAAATGACGCCATCAAGGAAGTGGCCGATGTGATTGACAGGGTTAAACACGGCGCTACACTGGCGCCAGCCGAGAAAATTGCGCAATGGAATAGCCGGTTCCCGATCGGGCAAAAGGTGCATTCCACTATTTTGAACGCAGAAGCGGAAACCCGAACCGAGGCTTTGTTGCTGTTCCAACATCGCGCGGCGATCTATCTGAAAGGTTATAACGGTTACTTTGAACTCGATGAGTTAAAGCCGGTTTGA
- a CDS encoding class I SAM-dependent DNA methyltransferase, translating to MTHSAAARIITLYEQHAEAWKRLRTTDLFERPWLDRFLNLVPTNARLLDIGCGNGTPIAEYFIRQGFSVLGIDSSGSMIDACLNKFPHQQWRVTDMRELALDETFGGLIAWDSFFHLTRNDQRQMFKVFRKHAGSKAALMFTSGTSDGEAIGTFEGEPLYHSSLAPAEYRQLLHENGFHVVKMVFEDPECRGRTVWLAQSTI from the coding sequence GATCATTACTTTATACGAACAACATGCCGAAGCCTGGAAAAGGTTGCGGACAACGGATCTGTTTGAGCGGCCTTGGCTGGACAGATTCCTGAATCTGGTGCCGACAAATGCAAGGCTCCTGGATATCGGTTGTGGTAATGGAACGCCGATCGCTGAATATTTCATTCGACAAGGTTTTAGCGTACTGGGGATTGATAGCTCAGGATCAATGATCGACGCATGCCTGAATAAATTCCCGCATCAACAGTGGCGAGTGACAGACATGCGAGAATTGGCACTGGATGAAACCTTTGGTGGGCTGATTGCCTGGGACAGCTTTTTTCATCTTACGCGTAATGACCAACGCCAAATGTTCAAAGTTTTCCGCAAGCATGCAGGCAGCAAAGCAGCATTGATGTTTACCAGTGGCACAAGTGACGGCGAAGCGATTGGCACATTTGAAGGCGAGCCATTGTATCATTCGAGCCTGGCGCCGGCAGAGTATCGACAGTTGCTGCATGAAAATGGCTTTCACGTAGTGAAGATGGTTTTCGAAGATCCTGAATGCCGAGGACGAACAGTGTGGCTAGCGCAAAGCACGATCTGA